One window of Toxotes jaculatrix isolate fToxJac2 chromosome 19, fToxJac2.pri, whole genome shotgun sequence genomic DNA carries:
- the rsph3 gene encoding radial spoke head protein 3 homolog: MAFVSHSHRDPNETYTFSSRPRPVENRSKYREPPSEQTPSNYGNIMYDRRVVRGNTYAQHIIPTTAQPDPAEIQRQQEIRRRAIAQKRAREQFRPKTPEALQGRQHIDVQTDLYLEELSDVIVATDIECQTDAFLDKPATPLFIPAKSGKDVETQIEEGELFDFDREVQSVLEVLVGKTIEQSLLEVMEEEELACLRAQQRAFEELRNNEMAEVQRLQEQERRRSEEKERRIAQQKEVLKKERETAEKIAARAYTQQCLADLLPAVFTSLRTHGYFYDPVEKDIETNFFPWLMAEVNNSLEKRYTARELLDTIIHDVAQSRLEGFKELETQPAKSDI; encoded by the exons ATGGCTTTTGTTTCGCACAGTCACAGAGACCCGAACGAAACTTACACCTTCTCCAGTCGGCCCAGACCTGTAGAGAACCGCTCCAAATACAGAGAGCCTCCGTCTGAACA GACACCCAGTAATTATGGAAACATTATGTACGACCGTCGGGTTGTCAGAGGAAACACTTACGCTCAACACATCATACCAACA ACAGCTCAGCCAGACCCTGCTGAAATACAAAGGCAGCAAGAGATCAGGAGGAGAGCCATTGCTCAAAAACGTGCCCGAGAGCAGTTCAGACCCAAGACTCCTGAAGCACTGCAGGGCAGACAACACATTGATGTACAAACAG ATCTTTATCTTGAAGAATTGAGTGATGTTATAGTGGCTACAGACATTGAGTGCCAGACTGATGCTTTCCTGGACAAACCAGCAACTCCTCTCTTCATACCTGCCAAATCTGGCAAAGATGTTGAAACACAAAtagaggagggagag TTGTTTGACTTTGACAGGGAGGTCCAGTCGGTGTTGGAGGTCCTGGTGGGAAAGACAATAGAACAGTCTCTGctggaggtgatggaggaggaagagctggccTGTCTGAGGGCCCAGCAGAGGGCCTTTGAAGAACTCAGAAATAATGAGATGGCAGAGGTGCAGCGGCTTCAGGAGCAGGAGAGACGCCGCAGTGAGGAGAAA GAGCGTAGAATTGCCCAGCAGAAGGAGGtgctgaagaaagaaagagagactgcaGAGAAGATTGCTGCCCGGGCTTATACCCAGCAGTGCTTGGCTGACCTTCTACCTGCAGTCTTCACCTCACTCAGAACCCACGGCTACTTTTATGACCCTGTGGAGAAAG ATATTGAGACAAATTTCTTCCCATGGCTGATGGCTGAGGTTAACAACAGTTTAGAGAAGAGATACACAGCAAGAGAGCTGCTGGACA CTATCATCCATGATGTCGCCCAGAGCAGACTGGAGGGGTTCAAGGAGCTGGAGACACAACCAGCCAAATCTGACATATAG